One segment of Anatilimnocola aggregata DNA contains the following:
- a CDS encoding L-lactate permease, which translates to MTAADLIFAAGPVLLLIYWMTKRAPIPSAKALPLAAIMAYGVRLVWFGTDANLVNASVMAGLLVALTPIFIVWGAIFLFRTMEHCGAMDTIRHWLNHLSRNRVAQVVIIGWSFQFLIEGASGFGTPAALAAPLLVGVGFPPLRVAMACLILNSVPVSFGAVGTPTWFGFAQLGLTEEEFLAVAWKTALVHSAAACVVPLLAFRLLISWQEIWRNLIFIYLALAASVVPMFLLALVDDEFPAVAGGLIGLLVTVWLARHRVGLAREDEGEETSGATPTTRAVVKALFPLWATVLVLLATRIPAFGLRGLLTAAVPGWDFPLGSLGSLSISQSLVLSLRGIFGTDTDWTHQILYVPSLIPFILVSIVSWRVLSAPAGTARSVWQESAAQMRNPILALLGALVFVRLLTVGGDKSSVILIGSSLAAATGDCWQYLAAYLGALGAFFAGSCTISNLTFGPIQDSIATRMGLDHTTILALQSVGGAMGNMIAIHNIVAVCSVLGLVNQEGEILKRTVGPMLLYGAIAAALAVIL; encoded by the coding sequence ATGACCGCCGCCGATCTCATCTTTGCCGCCGGGCCAGTCCTGCTACTCATCTATTGGATGACGAAGAGGGCGCCGATTCCTTCCGCCAAGGCGCTGCCGCTCGCGGCGATCATGGCCTATGGCGTCAGACTTGTTTGGTTTGGCACCGATGCCAACCTCGTGAATGCCTCGGTGATGGCAGGTTTGCTGGTGGCGCTGACGCCGATTTTCATCGTGTGGGGTGCAATCTTTTTGTTCCGCACGATGGAACACTGCGGAGCGATGGACACGATCCGCCACTGGCTAAATCATCTCTCTCGCAACCGCGTCGCGCAGGTCGTCATCATCGGCTGGTCGTTTCAATTTCTCATCGAAGGAGCGAGTGGTTTCGGAACGCCCGCTGCCCTGGCCGCGCCTTTGCTGGTGGGCGTAGGATTTCCGCCGTTGCGTGTGGCGATGGCCTGCCTCATCCTCAACAGCGTCCCGGTCTCATTCGGTGCGGTGGGCACGCCGACTTGGTTCGGATTCGCGCAACTCGGATTAACGGAGGAGGAATTTCTCGCCGTGGCATGGAAAACGGCGCTCGTCCACAGCGCTGCCGCTTGTGTTGTCCCACTGTTGGCCTTCCGCCTGTTGATAAGTTGGCAGGAGATTTGGCGCAATCTTATTTTCATTTACCTCGCGTTGGCCGCCAGCGTGGTGCCCATGTTCTTACTAGCGCTGGTGGATGATGAATTTCCCGCCGTCGCGGGCGGACTGATTGGGTTGTTGGTCACCGTATGGCTGGCGCGTCATCGAGTCGGCCTTGCTCGCGAGGATGAAGGGGAGGAAACTTCCGGCGCGACTCCGACCACACGCGCCGTGGTGAAAGCGCTCTTCCCACTATGGGCCACCGTACTTGTGTTGCTCGCCACGCGGATTCCCGCGTTCGGCTTGCGCGGTCTGCTCACCGCCGCGGTTCCGGGCTGGGATTTCCCTCTCGGCAGCCTTGGCAGCCTTTCCATCAGTCAGTCCCTGGTACTGAGTCTGCGGGGTATTTTCGGCACGGATACGGACTGGACACACCAGATTCTCTACGTCCCTTCGCTGATCCCGTTCATCCTGGTCTCAATCGTATCTTGGCGCGTCCTCTCCGCGCCCGCAGGCACAGCCAGAAGCGTGTGGCAGGAGTCCGCTGCCCAGATGCGCAATCCCATTCTCGCCCTGCTAGGCGCGCTGGTCTTCGTGCGGCTGCTCACTGTCGGTGGAGACAAGTCTTCGGTGATCTTGATCGGCAGTTCGCTGGCCGCGGCCACCGGCGATTGTTGGCAGTATTTGGCTGCCTATCTCGGAGCCCTCGGCGCCTTTTTTGCTGGTTCATGCACCATCTCGAATCTAACGTTCGGCCCGATCCAAGACTCCATCGCCACGCGGATGGGACTCGACCACACGACCATCCTTGCCCTGCAATCGGTGGGCGGCGCGATGGGCAACATGATCGCCATCCACAATATCGTCGCCGTCTGCTCAGTGCTCGGTCTAGTTAACCAAGAGGGCGAAATCCTCAAAAGGACCGTGGGCCCCATGCTGCTATATGGTGCTATCGCCGCCGCTTTGGCCGTGATTTTATGA
- a CDS encoding 2-hydroxyacid dehydrogenase: MIETAVYDTKPYDREYLARTAGAERISWRFHDLRLNAETAHDASGAQAVCVFVNDQADRACLKELSALDVKLIALRCAGHNNVDLVAAREFSLVVVRVPAYSPHAVAEHTFGLLLTLNRKIHRAYNRVRELNFSLSGLVGFDIRGKTVGIIGTGKIGRIAAQIFRGFEANVIAHDPFPESDWAKAHGIHYTDLDTLLAASDILSLHLPLSPDTLHLLNAQTIARTKPGVFIVNTSRGKLIDITALIAALKSGHIGGVALDVYEEEEGIFFQDLSGQVLLDDELSHLLVFPNVLITAHQAFLTQEALSEIARVTTEDIITLGTREPFLAGTTL; the protein is encoded by the coding sequence ATGATTGAAACCGCCGTTTACGATACGAAGCCTTACGATCGGGAGTACCTCGCTCGCACCGCCGGAGCTGAACGTATTTCGTGGCGATTCCACGACCTCCGGCTCAATGCTGAGACGGCTCACGATGCCAGTGGCGCGCAGGCCGTGTGCGTCTTCGTCAACGATCAAGCGGATCGCGCGTGCCTGAAGGAATTGTCGGCACTCGACGTGAAGCTGATCGCTCTCCGTTGTGCCGGCCACAACAATGTGGATCTGGTTGCGGCTCGCGAGTTCAGCCTCGTCGTGGTGCGTGTGCCGGCGTATTCGCCTCACGCGGTGGCCGAGCACACCTTCGGGCTACTGCTCACGCTTAATCGCAAAATCCATCGCGCTTACAACCGTGTTCGCGAGCTGAACTTCTCGCTCAGCGGACTCGTGGGCTTCGACATTCGTGGCAAGACCGTGGGCATCATTGGCACCGGCAAGATTGGCCGGATCGCTGCACAGATATTCCGTGGCTTTGAGGCCAACGTCATAGCCCATGATCCGTTCCCCGAGTCCGACTGGGCCAAGGCCCACGGCATCCACTACACCGACCTCGACACCCTGCTGGCGGCGAGCGACATTCTCTCGCTGCACCTGCCGCTCTCGCCGGATACGCTCCATTTGCTCAACGCGCAGACCATTGCACGGACGAAGCCTGGCGTGTTCATCGTCAATACCAGCCGCGGCAAACTGATCGACATCACTGCGCTGATCGCGGCGTTGAAGTCAGGCCACATTGGCGGCGTGGCGTTGGATGTTTACGAGGAAGAGGAAGGCATCTTCTTCCAAGATCTCTCGGGACAGGTGTTGCTCGACGACGAGCTATCGCACCTGCTCGTCTTCCCAAATGTCCTGATCACCGCACACCAAGCGTTCCTGACCCAGGAGGCACTCAGCGAAATCGCTCGCGTGACGACCGAGGACATTATCACACTCGGAACCCGCGAGCCATTCCTCGCCGGAACAACACTATGA
- a CDS encoding NAD(P)H-dependent glycerol-3-phosphate dehydrogenase, whose translation MTRIKIAVLGAGSIGTAMAHVLASNGHDVAIWDFFPEVVEDIRLHRENRRFLPSVRLHGGVRATCYAGECVTDAALVVVGVPSLFVSSTLAPVVPALLKSAVLLNLAKGFAPRTRQLPSILMERLSPGHSCVHLAGPAIANELARGLPAAVVLAAKDDPIARRVANWLAGPAFSVTTTTDVAGAALGGVLKNVYAILLGCLETLSGGSRNVEAAALNASIHEMAAIARAHGGRASTLYGLAGLGDLVATGFSRDSHNRKFGQSLAAGKTAAEIATEMCTLPEGARAATAACALARDGQVRAPLAKLVRRWIMGASPSLDDLIRVLQTARRTK comes from the coding sequence ATGACACGAATCAAGATCGCAGTACTCGGCGCGGGCAGTATAGGCACTGCAATGGCTCATGTGCTGGCTAGCAATGGCCACGATGTGGCGATTTGGGATTTTTTTCCTGAAGTCGTGGAGGACATCCGCCTGCACCGCGAAAACCGTCGCTTCTTGCCAAGCGTGCGTCTGCATGGGGGCGTCCGTGCCACGTGCTACGCAGGCGAGTGTGTCACCGATGCGGCACTTGTCGTGGTCGGCGTGCCCTCGCTTTTCGTTTCTTCGACGCTGGCTCCGGTCGTGCCCGCTTTGCTAAAGAGTGCCGTTCTCCTCAATCTCGCGAAGGGTTTCGCGCCGCGGACGAGGCAACTGCCTTCGATTCTGATGGAGCGTCTGTCGCCAGGCCATTCCTGCGTGCATTTGGCCGGACCAGCCATCGCCAACGAACTTGCACGCGGGCTTCCCGCCGCGGTCGTGCTGGCAGCGAAAGATGATCCCATTGCCAGGCGCGTCGCGAATTGGCTGGCCGGACCGGCTTTCAGCGTCACCACCACGACCGATGTGGCGGGTGCCGCGCTTGGGGGCGTCCTCAAGAACGTCTATGCCATCCTCCTGGGTTGTCTCGAAACACTGAGTGGCGGCTCGCGCAATGTCGAAGCCGCTGCATTGAATGCCAGCATCCATGAGATGGCCGCCATCGCACGCGCCCACGGCGGTCGGGCGAGCACGCTCTATGGACTGGCCGGGCTGGGTGATCTGGTGGCGACGGGATTCTCGCGCGACAGCCACAATCGCAAGTTCGGGCAAAGTCTCGCTGCGGGGAAAACGGCGGCAGAGATCGCGACGGAAATGTGCACGCTGCCGGAGGGGGCCCGAGCCGCGACTGCGGCGTGCGCTCTCGCTCGCGACGGGCAGGTGCGCGCACCTCTGGCGAAACTAGTGCGCCGCTGGATCATGGGAGCATCGCCCTCGCTCGACGATTTGATTCGCGTATTGCAAACCGCGCGGAGGACTAAATGA